In one window of Meiothermus sp. DNA:
- the cas2 gene encoding CRISPR-associated endonuclease Cas2 translates to MPTDSHFFTITYDIPDDGRRVKVANTLKSFGERVQLSVFECWLSPAQLAELKKLLQKKAKLSQDSIRIYPIGGTVEVLGTGQIAEDPDFLIL, encoded by the coding sequence ATGCCCACCGACTCGCACTTTTTCACCATTACCTACGACATCCCCGACGATGGCCGCCGGGTTAAGGTGGCCAACACCCTCAAAAGTTTTGGCGAGCGGGTACAGCTTTCGGTATTCGAGTGCTGGCTGAGCCCGGCCCAACTTGCCGAACTAAAGAAGCTGCTGCAAAAGAAAGCGAAGCTCTCCCAGGACAGCATCCGCATCTACCCCATTGGGGGCACGGTAGAGGTACTGGGCACGGGCCAAATCGCTGAAGACCCCGACTTCCTGATTCTCTAG
- a CDS encoding outer membrane lipoprotein carrier protein LolA, whose protein sequence is MKKLLAIALVSFGLVAAQTIAEITRQVQANLDRSPWEATITGRVQLPDGSSQDAEFRLQVIPGKEQLARVEFKKPAALEGNFVVISDKEVWNYLFLTNQVIIQPRAKARIEGLGINLTDLGDFDQLAERVTLRLLGEQNTPAGAAWRIGGSPKDASLGFASMEILVLKSDPRPLAITLRDNSNKVLADLSFSNFRRANLTPQILRKRPADAEVLRRN, encoded by the coding sequence ATGAAAAAGTTGCTGGCAATCGCCCTTGTATCCTTTGGCCTGGTAGCGGCCCAGACCATCGCCGAGATCACCCGCCAGGTGCAGGCCAACCTGGATCGCTCACCCTGGGAGGCCACCATCACCGGCAGGGTTCAACTGCCCGACGGCAGCAGCCAGGACGCCGAGTTCCGGCTTCAGGTGATTCCAGGCAAGGAGCAACTGGCCCGGGTGGAGTTCAAAAAACCCGCTGCCCTCGAGGGCAACTTCGTGGTGATTTCGGATAAAGAAGTCTGGAACTACCTGTTTCTGACCAACCAGGTCATCATCCAACCTCGAGCCAAGGCCCGCATAGAGGGCCTGGGCATCAACCTGACCGACTTGGGCGACTTCGACCAGCTGGCCGAGCGGGTCACCCTCAGGCTACTGGGCGAGCAAAACACCCCCGCCGGGGCTGCCTGGCGCATTGGCGGCAGCCCCAAGGACGCCTCGCTGGGCTTTGCCAGCATGGAAATTCTGGTGCTCAAGTCCGACCCGCGCCCCCTGGCCATTACCCTGCGCGACAACAGCAATAAAGTTCTGGCCGACCTCAGCTTTAGCAACTTCCGCCGCGCCAACCTGACCCCCCAAATCCTGCGCAAGCGCCCCGCCGATGCCGAGGTCTTGCGGCGCAACTGA
- a CDS encoding TIGR02710 family CRISPR-associated CARF protein, which yields MEDLKQKIHQVWQHLKTQELEGAKAQHFYNQNIWPLLLDLWRQEPQVHPFRENFDVSIHTLGTSPEATTLAALGLGASEVYVLHTPESKHYLAQLQKDLGREIYPIQIGKSDVTRLYQAVGEQVRQHPGKKIALDLTSGTKAMSAGMAAAGYFLQRVHPSLRVAYVDNDDFDAILRKPVAGTEKLILLPNPHEVLGDLDEHLAQEFYKAREFGKAADRYNELRRKTGQGGFEVYAALCDMYQRWYALDFEGALSNAERLLKFLSQDAYRNHPLNLRAKRIKEQKEGLEGIVSLLESQSFTEKKDILWLTATLLQLGDERKERQPVLAALYFYRALELILQHRIAVNGRSNDNPVLTPEEQDHLRQSLARWLKKSLEEIKPIKKLGLLESMALLRYLEDPLLDNFSENDLQGYQGMLQSRNKSLLIHGLEVSKKGDVEKLQQFARKLYLTTREEAKLALSVEPVELM from the coding sequence ATGGAAGACTTGAAGCAGAAGATTCATCAAGTTTGGCAACACCTCAAGACCCAGGAGCTTGAAGGCGCAAAGGCGCAGCATTTTTACAACCAAAATATCTGGCCGTTGTTGCTCGATCTCTGGCGGCAGGAGCCCCAGGTACACCCTTTTCGGGAGAACTTCGATGTATCCATCCACACCCTGGGCACCAGTCCGGAAGCCACCACCCTGGCCGCTTTGGGTCTGGGCGCTTCAGAGGTGTACGTTTTGCACACCCCAGAGAGCAAGCACTACCTAGCTCAGCTTCAGAAAGACCTGGGCCGCGAGATCTACCCTATCCAGATAGGTAAAAGCGATGTTACCCGGCTCTACCAGGCAGTCGGCGAGCAAGTACGCCAGCATCCGGGCAAAAAAATTGCCCTGGACCTCACCAGTGGTACCAAGGCCATGAGCGCAGGGATGGCCGCAGCGGGTTACTTCTTGCAAAGGGTGCACCCCAGTTTGCGGGTGGCTTATGTGGATAACGATGACTTCGATGCGATTTTGCGTAAACCAGTAGCCGGCACCGAGAAACTGATTCTGCTGCCCAACCCCCACGAGGTACTGGGCGACCTTGACGAGCACCTGGCTCAGGAGTTTTACAAAGCGCGGGAGTTCGGCAAGGCCGCCGACCGCTACAACGAACTTCGCCGAAAGACCGGTCAGGGCGGCTTTGAGGTGTATGCAGCGCTGTGCGATATGTACCAGCGGTGGTACGCCTTGGACTTTGAGGGCGCGCTGAGCAATGCGGAGCGCCTGTTGAAATTTTTGAGCCAGGATGCTTACCGCAATCATCCGCTAAACCTTCGCGCCAAACGCATAAAAGAGCAGAAAGAAGGCCTCGAGGGCATCGTTAGTCTGCTTGAGTCGCAAAGTTTTACCGAGAAAAAGGACATTCTTTGGTTGACTGCAACGCTGCTACAACTGGGTGATGAGCGCAAAGAACGGCAGCCGGTCTTGGCGGCGCTCTACTTTTATCGGGCCCTCGAGCTCATCTTGCAGCACCGTATTGCTGTTAACGGCAGAAGCAACGACAATCCAGTACTGACCCCCGAGGAGCAAGACCACCTGCGCCAAAGCCTGGCCAGATGGCTGAAAAAATCTTTGGAGGAGATAAAGCCCATCAAAAAGTTGGGTTTGCTAGAGAGTATGGCCCTATTGCGTTATTTGGAAGACCCCCTACTTGATAATTTCTCCGAAAATGATTTGCAGGGCTACCAAGGGATGTTGCAAAGCCGCAACAAAAGCCTTCTCATCCATGGTCTCGAGGTGAGCAAAAAAGGCGATGTGGAAAAACTTCAGCAGTTTGCGCGAAAGCTGTACCTAACCACACGCGAAGAGGCCAAGCTGGCGTTGTCGGTTGAACCGGTAGAGCTGATGTGA
- a CDS encoding isoprenylcysteine carboxylmethyltransferase family protein has protein sequence MRFGERGEWYVVGQFGLLGLLGLALWFTPSFSPPWLTGLGQGLAWGGLLVLLLAAWQLGRNLTALPKPRPEGYLVQTGLYRVVRHPIYCGVLLWAIGSSLAHLNPWTLLLSGLLFGLLDRKAGLEERFLQERYPDYPSYRGRVKKLIPWVY, from the coding sequence ATGCGCTTCGGCGAGCGGGGTGAGTGGTACGTGGTGGGGCAGTTTGGCCTGCTGGGCCTGCTGGGGCTGGCTTTGTGGTTCACACCTTCTTTTAGCCCGCCCTGGCTTACCGGGTTGGGGCAGGGGCTGGCCTGGGGGGGGCTCCTGGTGCTGCTCCTGGCGGCGTGGCAACTCGGGCGCAACCTGACCGCCCTACCCAAGCCCAGGCCTGAGGGCTACCTGGTACAAACCGGGCTCTACCGGGTGGTGCGGCACCCCATCTACTGCGGGGTGCTGCTGTGGGCCATTGGGAGCAGCCTGGCGCACCTTAACCCCTGGACGCTTTTGTTGAGCGGGCTTTTGTTCGGTTTGCTCGACCGCAAGGCAGGCCTCGAGGAGCGCTTTCTGCAAGAGCGCTACCCCGACTACCCAAGCTACCGGGGCCGGGTCAAAAAGCTGATTCCCTGGGTTTATTAG
- a CDS encoding RAMP superfamily CRISPR-associated protein → MRVKAFHLALRSISAPPSAPTLWGHLAWWVRYTQGEAALIEWLEAFRQDPPFLISSAFPRGYLPRPLLPQLQESDTERRKALKGIRYLSLETFGQVIQKGEQALLESPELKEKKAPKATLATQTRVGINRTTGTAQEGILFTDQVHWLGEREWTVYVRLRREADYLAEALAHIGTFGYGGKASVGLGRFEVVDTQEMDLPEADNPTHYVTLSPTLPKGEGYWALETYWGRLGGHYAQAETPFKRPYLRAKEGSVFKVQPTAGLLDVTPEPAPEVGVRVWEYLWAFPLGVRV, encoded by the coding sequence ATGAGGGTCAAGGCCTTTCACCTGGCGCTAAGAAGCATCAGCGCTCCGCCGAGCGCACCCACCCTCTGGGGCCACCTGGCCTGGTGGGTGCGCTACACGCAGGGGGAAGCGGCGCTAATAGAGTGGCTCGAGGCCTTCCGTCAGGATCCACCCTTTCTCATCTCCTCGGCCTTTCCCAGGGGCTACCTGCCCCGCCCCCTGCTGCCCCAGCTCCAAGAGAGCGACACAGAACGGCGCAAAGCACTCAAGGGTATCCGCTACCTGAGCCTCGAGACCTTCGGGCAGGTGATTCAGAAAGGCGAGCAAGCCTTGCTGGAATCACCGGAACTCAAAGAGAAGAAGGCTCCCAAGGCGACCCTCGCCACCCAGACCCGGGTGGGCATCAACCGTACTACCGGCACCGCCCAGGAGGGCATCCTGTTTACCGACCAGGTGCACTGGCTGGGTGAGCGGGAATGGACGGTGTACGTGCGGCTTCGGCGAGAGGCCGACTACCTGGCGGAAGCCTTGGCGCACATCGGCACCTTTGGCTATGGTGGTAAGGCCAGCGTGGGGCTGGGGCGCTTTGAGGTGGTGGATACCCAGGAGATGGACTTACCCGAGGCCGATAACCCCACCCACTACGTCACCCTTTCCCCCACCTTGCCCAAGGGTGAGGGGTACTGGGCCCTGGAAACCTACTGGGGCCGCCTGGGGGGTCACTACGCCCAGGCCGAGACCCCCTTCAAGCGCCCTTACCTGCGGGCCAAGGAGGGCAGCGTGTTCAAGGTGCAGCCCACAGCGGGCCTCCTGGACGTGACGCCCGAACCGGCCCCGGAAGTAGGGGTGCGGGTGTGGGAATACCTATGGGCCTTTCCATTGGGGGTGCGGGTATGA
- the cas6 gene encoding CRISPR-associated endoribonuclease Cas6: MILAALVLPLEGPARPDPDGWRGLVYGMLKEIDPELHAAQSNPFSLGLGGAEGQWWVRIGLLDEGLYARLSPRLFGLVGQSVKVKAPFRVQAVLQEEHPWAGVSTYSRLFQGQASASLGLHFASPTFFRRKGNSYPLPEPKLVFDSLTQRWNAFAPVKVPPELAETWERATITRFQGHTQAIRPNPDERGVGFVGRVVYHLPAAKPTEAQWMQALGRFAFYAGVGAKTSLGFGRVRGFDPMRKEKSANGRLEAEDSSSLATPQDPGA; encoded by the coding sequence ATGATACTCGCGGCCCTCGTCCTCCCCTTAGAAGGCCCCGCCCGCCCCGACCCCGACGGCTGGCGCGGCCTGGTGTACGGCATGCTCAAGGAAATAGACCCCGAACTGCACGCGGCTCAGTCTAACCCTTTTAGCCTGGGGCTTGGTGGGGCCGAGGGGCAGTGGTGGGTGCGGATTGGCCTTCTGGATGAGGGGCTGTATGCCCGCCTCTCGCCCCGCTTGTTTGGCCTGGTGGGTCAGAGCGTCAAGGTGAAGGCGCCCTTCAGGGTCCAGGCTGTGTTGCAGGAAGAGCACCCCTGGGCCGGCGTGAGCACCTATTCCCGGCTTTTCCAGGGGCAGGCTTCGGCCAGCCTGGGCCTGCACTTTGCCAGCCCCACCTTCTTCCGCCGCAAGGGAAACAGCTACCCTCTGCCTGAGCCTAAGCTGGTCTTCGACTCGCTCACCCAGCGCTGGAACGCCTTTGCCCCGGTCAAAGTACCCCCCGAACTGGCCGAAACCTGGGAGCGGGCGACCATCACCCGCTTCCAGGGCCACACCCAGGCCATCCGGCCCAACCCGGACGAACGGGGGGTGGGTTTTGTGGGCCGGGTGGTGTACCACCTGCCCGCTGCCAAGCCCACCGAGGCCCAGTGGATGCAGGCTTTGGGGCGGTTTGCTTTTTATGCCGGGGTGGGGGCCAAGACCAGCCTGGGGTTTGGGCGGGTACGGGGGTTTGATCCCATGCGGAAGGAGAAATCTGCCAATGGAAGACTTGAAGCAGAAGATTCATCAAGTTTGGCAACACCTCAAGACCCAGGAGCTTGA
- a CDS encoding ABC transporter permease, translating to MNRIAALAQKEFTQIRRDHVLSRLIVGLPIVMTLLFGYAINFTLSGIRLSVYDGSQDRISQYLLQELQKENRFTLTHIAQDPAQVPQAIQQNRARVGLVIPAGALQAVRQDKAVTLEVYVDGSDPNFAFQTQAALRKVLGDVNSRLLAGKVLAGTATTPPLTPTLHTLYNPDNKTAWFTIPGIIGLIMTIFTVLLTALSIVRENEGRTMEALIASPIQPYEVVLGKVLPYFVIATLVSLVVLALGHFVFGVPVRGSLLLLFGLIVLFVLGSLGVGVLISTLARTQIQAVFGTFAYILPTIFLSGFVFPVDGMPLFFKALSAVIPARYLIDGTRGVMLRGAGLETLWIDLLALSIFSVAVLGLASLRFGKRLAA from the coding sequence GTGAACCGCATTGCCGCCCTGGCCCAAAAGGAGTTCACCCAGATCCGGCGCGACCATGTGCTCTCGCGGCTGATTGTGGGTCTGCCCATCGTCATGACCCTGTTGTTTGGCTATGCCATCAACTTCACCCTCTCGGGCATTCGGCTCTCGGTTTACGATGGCTCGCAAGACCGCATCAGCCAGTACCTGCTGCAAGAGCTACAAAAAGAAAATCGCTTCACCCTCACCCACATTGCTCAAGACCCGGCGCAGGTTCCACAGGCTATTCAGCAAAACCGGGCCCGGGTGGGGTTGGTGATACCGGCTGGCGCCCTGCAAGCCGTGCGGCAGGATAAAGCGGTGACGCTCGAGGTCTACGTGGACGGCTCCGACCCCAACTTTGCCTTTCAGACCCAGGCTGCTTTGCGCAAGGTACTGGGCGATGTGAACAGCAGGCTGCTGGCCGGCAAGGTACTGGCCGGAACCGCCACCACCCCGCCCCTCACCCCTACCCTGCACACCCTCTACAACCCCGACAACAAAACCGCCTGGTTCACCATCCCCGGCATTATCGGCCTGATCATGACCATTTTTACCGTGTTGCTCACGGCCCTCTCGATTGTGCGGGAAAACGAGGGCCGCACCATGGAGGCCCTGATTGCCAGCCCCATCCAGCCCTACGAGGTGGTGCTGGGGAAGGTGCTGCCTTATTTTGTCATCGCCACCCTGGTCAGCCTGGTGGTGCTTGCGCTGGGGCATTTTGTATTCGGCGTGCCGGTGCGCGGCAGCCTTCTGCTGCTCTTTGGGCTAATTGTGCTTTTTGTGCTGGGCTCACTGGGGGTGGGGGTGCTCATTTCCACCCTGGCCCGCACCCAGATTCAGGCGGTGTTTGGCACCTTTGCCTATATTCTGCCCACCATCTTTTTGTCGGGGTTTGTGTTCCCAGTGGACGGAATGCCCCTCTTTTTCAAGGCGTTGTCGGCAGTCATTCCGGCCCGCTATCTGATTGACGGTACGCGCGGGGTGATGCTGCGGGGGGCGGGCCTCGAGACCCTCTGGATTGACCTGCTGGCGCTAAGCATTTTTAGCGTGGCCGTGCTAGGCTTAGCCAGCCTGCGCTTTGGTAAGCGGCTGGCCGCATAA
- the cas1 gene encoding CRISPR-associated endonuclease Cas1: protein MNAALSYGYMVLLGRVLLALHLAGLHPELGLLHAEGRRAPALAFDLMEEFRVPVVDAVVVGAFLRAELTPEKHSEARNGGVYLNDAGRKTLLRLLETRFAQEAQHPKGFRKPYQQLIETQAARLKAAILDRATYTPFYLWR, encoded by the coding sequence GTGAACGCAGCGCTTTCGTATGGCTACATGGTTTTGTTGGGCCGCGTCCTGCTGGCCTTGCACCTGGCGGGCCTGCACCCCGAGCTGGGCCTTTTGCATGCCGAGGGCCGCCGCGCCCCTGCCCTGGCCTTCGATCTGATGGAGGAGTTTCGCGTGCCGGTGGTGGATGCTGTGGTGGTGGGGGCCTTTTTGCGCGCCGAGCTAACCCCCGAAAAGCACAGCGAAGCCCGCAATGGCGGGGTATACCTCAACGATGCCGGTCGCAAAACCTTGCTGCGCCTGCTGGAGACCCGCTTTGCCCAGGAGGCCCAGCACCCCAAGGGTTTTCGTAAACCCTACCAGCAACTCATCGAGACCCAGGCTGCCCGGCTCAAGGCGGCCATCCTGGATCGCGCTACCTACACGCCCTTCTACCTGTGGAGATAA
- a CDS encoding HAD family phosphatase produces MKLEALLFDLDGTLADTDRLHEQAWLEGLARYGIQADHAYYQTQISGGLNPEIVRRLLPQLPWAEGEAFLAQKEARFRELAAGVGPLPGLRALWNWATKRGLRRALVSNAPRVNALFMLERLELSFDCVVLSEELPAGKPDPLPYRRALELLGISPDEALAFEDSPSGVRSAVGAGIRAVALTTGHRPEALKRAGAFLCIADFTDEHLWGWLKSHEPAVP; encoded by the coding sequence GTGAAGCTCGAGGCCCTGTTATTTGACCTGGACGGCACCCTGGCCGATACCGACCGCCTGCACGAGCAGGCCTGGCTCGAGGGCCTGGCCCGCTACGGCATCCAGGCCGACCACGCCTACTACCAGACCCAGATCAGCGGGGGCCTGAACCCCGAGATTGTGCGGCGCCTGCTGCCCCAGCTCCCCTGGGCCGAAGGCGAAGCCTTCCTGGCGCAAAAGGAGGCCCGCTTCCGTGAGCTGGCTGCCGGGGTGGGGCCCTTACCCGGTTTGCGGGCGCTGTGGAACTGGGCCACCAAGCGGGGGCTCCGCAGGGCCCTGGTGAGCAACGCCCCCAGGGTGAATGCCCTGTTCATGCTCGAGCGGCTCGAGCTCAGTTTCGACTGCGTGGTGCTGTCGGAAGAGCTGCCCGCCGGTAAGCCCGACCCGCTGCCGTACCGCAGGGCGCTCGAGCTACTCGGGATAAGCCCGGACGAGGCCCTGGCCTTCGAGGACTCCCCCTCGGGCGTGCGGTCTGCCGTGGGGGCCGGTATCCGCGCCGTGGCCCTGACTACCGGACACCGGCCCGAAGCCCTAAAGCGAGCGGGGGCCTTCTTGTGCATTGCCGACTTCACCGATGAGCACCTGTGGGGCTGGCTGAAAAGCCATGAGCCAGCAGTGCCCTAA
- a CDS encoding CRISPR-associated endonuclease Cas1, with product MTLHLTEQSATLRLRQGRLMVDLDGQTLAQLPARKVRGVVVWGNVRLTTLPMP from the coding sequence GTGACCCTCCACCTCACCGAGCAGTCGGCTACCCTGCGCCTACGCCAGGGCCGCTTGATGGTGGATCTCGACGGACAAACGCTGGCCCAGCTCCCCGCCCGTAAGGTGCGGGGGGTGGTGGTCTGGGGCAACGTGCGGCTCACCACCCTACCGATGCCGTGA
- a CDS encoding type II toxin-antitoxin system VapB family antitoxin: MALTVKNPEVERLAEEVARLAGETKTEAIRKALLERKARLARPERPRSEVIEEFLRDMQDLLPKGRRPTKEEEEEILGFGPEGY, encoded by the coding sequence ATGGCCCTGACCGTCAAAAACCCCGAGGTCGAACGCCTGGCCGAGGAGGTAGCCCGCCTGGCGGGCGAGACCAAGACCGAGGCCATCCGTAAGGCCCTCCTGGAGCGCAAGGCCCGGCTGGCCCGCCCCGAGCGCCCGCGCAGCGAGGTCATCGAGGAGTTTCTGCGTGATATGCAAGACTTACTGCCCAAGGGCCGCCGTCCTACTAAAGAAGAAGAGGAAGAGATCCTGGGCTTTGGCCCGGAGGGCTACTGA
- a CDS encoding type II toxin-antitoxin system VapC family toxin, whose amino-acid sequence MVLDSSVLLHILFREPGYPEVARKLNGASQLLVGAPTLVETAMVLIHREGDTQLLVLEDFLRRLRVEVVPFTEEHYHEALAAFRRFGKGRHPAALNFGDCLSYAVAKVSGLPLAYVGDDFAQTDLS is encoded by the coding sequence ATGGTGCTGGACAGCTCGGTGCTGCTGCATATTCTTTTCCGCGAGCCGGGTTACCCGGAGGTTGCGCGCAAGCTGAACGGGGCTTCGCAGCTTTTGGTAGGGGCTCCAACCCTAGTCGAAACGGCCATGGTGCTGATTCATCGGGAAGGTGATACACAGTTACTTGTACTGGAAGACTTTTTGCGCCGCCTCCGGGTAGAAGTGGTGCCTTTTACCGAGGAGCATTACCATGAAGCCCTCGCGGCTTTCCGGCGCTTTGGCAAAGGCCGCCACCCCGCGGCCCTCAACTTTGGCGACTGCCTGAGCTACGCGGTGGCCAAGGTGAGCGGCCTGCCCCTGGCCTACGTGGGCGACGACTTCGCCCAGACCGACTTGTCATGA
- a CDS encoding sugar MFS transporter has translation MSLPIHPLARARLTWGSALGLFMTGAIGASVGAVIPQWQAEFGVGPELAWYFNLFFVGALLGIFLGSRMRRRHPWLPLALLAEGLGLLLIALTPQMGGVFGAALLMGLGVAVANFHCNALPLELYPKGQLVVLYRVNTAFGVGAVLAPLLMVGLPWRWGYGVLALVALVAAGLLWKTPAARARTEAPEARQSWGLLPFVLLAAVSYVAVELVISSFSGVYLRHLGYDPRWLGVLLSLYWVALTLGRWLLADFVAARPLARLVGLHLGAVLVALCYLVPPLAWLFPLVGFWVAPTFPTLYAFTERTIGYGGLAFLFYAAAVGSNLVPAAFALLPREALAPGMLLVVGWMTAMTYLLWRKSEARGPVI, from the coding sequence ATGAGTCTGCCTATCCATCCTTTGGCCCGCGCCCGCCTTACCTGGGGCAGTGCCCTGGGCCTGTTCATGACCGGGGCCATTGGGGCGTCGGTAGGGGCGGTCATTCCGCAGTGGCAGGCCGAGTTTGGCGTGGGCCCGGAGCTGGCCTGGTACTTCAACCTTTTTTTTGTGGGGGCTTTGCTGGGTATCTTTTTGGGCAGCCGGATGCGCCGACGCCACCCCTGGCTTCCCCTGGCCCTGCTGGCCGAGGGGCTGGGACTGCTGCTCATTGCCCTAACCCCCCAGATGGGCGGGGTGTTTGGGGCTGCCTTGCTGATGGGCCTGGGGGTGGCGGTGGCCAACTTTCATTGCAACGCGCTTCCGCTCGAGCTCTACCCCAAGGGCCAACTGGTTGTGCTTTACCGGGTCAACACCGCGTTTGGGGTGGGGGCGGTGCTGGCCCCTTTGCTGATGGTGGGGCTGCCCTGGCGCTGGGGCTATGGGGTGCTGGCCCTGGTGGCCCTGGTGGCGGCGGGATTGCTGTGGAAAACGCCGGCGGCTCGAGCGCGCACCGAGGCCCCCGAGGCCCGGCAGTCGTGGGGTTTGCTGCCCTTCGTGCTGCTGGCGGCGGTGTCGTATGTGGCGGTGGAGCTGGTCATCTCGAGCTTCTCCGGGGTCTACCTGCGCCACCTGGGCTACGACCCCCGCTGGCTGGGGGTGCTGCTCTCGTTGTACTGGGTGGCCCTCACCCTGGGGCGCTGGTTGCTGGCCGATTTTGTAGCGGCCAGACCCCTGGCCCGGCTGGTTGGGCTGCACCTGGGGGCGGTGCTGGTGGCGCTGTGCTACCTGGTGCCTCCTTTGGCCTGGCTCTTTCCGCTGGTGGGGTTCTGGGTAGCCCCCACCTTTCCCACCCTGTATGCCTTTACCGAGCGCACCATTGGCTACGGGGGGCTGGCTTTTTTGTTCTACGCCGCGGCGGTGGGCAGCAACCTGGTTCCGGCGGCTTTTGCCCTGCTGCCCCGAGAGGCCCTGGCCCCGGGTATGCTGCTGGTGGTGGGCTGGATGACCGCCATGACCTACCTGCTCTGGAGAAAGAGTGAAGCTCGAGGCCCTGTTATTTGA
- the csm5 gene encoding type III-A CRISPR-associated RAMP protein Csm5, giving the protein MSFLESYRLELETLGPIHVGIGEAFPAYSYLVDEAKKEALILDAGRLLELLSPEQQQNYLLAVAQGPKQAQKSLQSLWNSGLLDPTPAIVRRLPVTPAFINTVKNATDAAGLEFRTLPRSPLGAYLPGSSLKGALRTAWLFKRAVQQGRDIEYKGRWQWGQKVHGGEWPLIQPPERISTPVAQAFEALVLDYATERSPNLYRDPFRQVRVGDSEPSENLLLNRIGVFHPRGQMDQTVILAEMFRVGTKLQVTLRLHTGLAQQRHKDTVSHVISAQALAEACREYYLEVLHLEREYAQNHGLAQALKVYEALDKRLNQDSRLFPLRIGFGSGRMSIRLALLLDGEEGQEPKTRKTAGHSNPKDGFPLGWAIARLEPY; this is encoded by the coding sequence ATGAGCTTTCTGGAGAGCTACCGCTTAGAACTCGAGACCTTGGGCCCCATTCACGTAGGCATCGGGGAGGCTTTTCCGGCCTACAGCTACCTGGTAGACGAAGCCAAGAAGGAAGCCCTGATCCTGGACGCGGGGCGGCTCTTGGAGCTTCTTTCTCCCGAGCAGCAACAGAACTACCTGCTAGCCGTGGCCCAGGGTCCCAAGCAAGCCCAAAAGAGCCTGCAGTCCCTGTGGAACAGCGGCCTGCTAGACCCTACCCCGGCCATCGTGCGCCGCCTCCCCGTGACCCCAGCCTTCATCAATACCGTCAAGAACGCTACCGACGCCGCGGGCCTGGAGTTCCGCACCCTACCCAGGAGCCCGCTGGGGGCTTACCTGCCGGGCTCGAGCCTCAAGGGGGCTTTGCGCACGGCCTGGCTGTTCAAGCGGGCAGTGCAGCAAGGGCGGGATATCGAATACAAAGGTCGCTGGCAATGGGGCCAGAAGGTTCACGGAGGCGAGTGGCCCCTCATCCAGCCGCCCGAGAGGATATCAACCCCTGTTGCACAGGCCTTTGAGGCCCTGGTGCTGGATTACGCGACCGAGCGTAGCCCCAACCTTTACCGCGACCCCTTCCGCCAAGTGCGTGTGGGCGACAGCGAACCCAGCGAGAACCTTTTGCTCAACCGCATCGGGGTGTTCCACCCCAGGGGTCAGATGGACCAGACCGTAATCCTGGCCGAGATGTTCCGAGTGGGAACCAAGCTCCAAGTCACCCTGCGCCTGCACACCGGTTTAGCCCAGCAAAGGCACAAAGACACGGTTTCCCACGTCATTTCAGCCCAAGCGCTGGCCGAGGCTTGCCGGGAGTATTACCTCGAGGTGCTTCACCTCGAGCGAGAATACGCGCAAAATCACGGTCTTGCACAGGCGCTCAAGGTCTACGAGGCCCTGGATAAGCGGCTGAACCAGGATAGCCGCCTCTTCCCCCTGCGCATTGGCTTTGGCAGCGGGCGCATGTCCATCCGGCTGGCGCTCCTGCTCGATGGGGAGGAGGGTCAGGAGCCCAAAACCCGCAAGACCGCTGGGCACTCCAATCCCAAAGATGGCTTCCCGCTGGGCTGGGCCATTGCCAGGCTCGAGCCTTACTGA